The Gossypium hirsutum isolate 1008001.06 chromosome A03, Gossypium_hirsutum_v2.1, whole genome shotgun sequence genome contains the following window.
TTGTGAAGTGATGTGTCAGCTTTATGATTCCGTGTTACTTTTTATTCACAGTGACTACAGTAAGGTCTGCCAGACAGGTCATTGATGCACTTAATGCTGAGGGACCTGACATTGATATAATACTTACTGAAGTCGACCTCCCAATGACAAAAGGAATGAAGTTGTTAAAGTATATTATGCGGAATAATGAACTGCGGCGCATTCCTGTTATTAGTAAGTTCGTCTTGTACCTTTCTTCAGACATCAAACTTTCATCATAGTGAATTTTCCTTCTGGTGTTCATGGTCTGATCATTTATGTACATTTCTTTCTTCTCTATGGCAAGTGATGTCGGCCCAGGATGAGGTCTCTATTGTTGTTAAGTGCCTGAGGCTTGGTGCTGCTGACTATCTTGTCAAGCCTTTACGAACCAATGAATTGTTGAACTTGTGGACACACATGTGGAGAAGGCGACGTGAGGTTTGTtgcccttcttttttctttcctttgttcTTCTATAATAAAAACTAGATCCATGGCACTTGATAGTCATGAGAGTATAATTAGGacaaaaaaatttgataaaattagatCCATGGCACTTGATTGTCGTGAGAGTATAAttaggaccaaaaaaaaaaatgtagaAGGAACTGAAATCCCATTAAGAAGCATTCCTTCACTAGTTGGATATATATATGGATGTGTAACAAAAATCATTTATATTAACTAAGATGTTTTCTCTGACAGCTTGGTCTTTCGGAAAAGAACATCTTAAACTGTGACTTTGATCTAGTGGCATCAGATCCTAGTGATGCTAATACAAACAGTACTACTTTGTTCTCGGATGATACAGATGAGAGGTCCCGGAAGAGCTCTAATCCAGAGATGGGAATTTCAACTCATCAAGAAGATGAAGTGAGTATTGAAGTTGGCAACTGAATATGTGTTATTGTGCATTTAAAATTAGGGGAAAAGCATGTTTGATTGCGCACATGAGATGCAGAGATCATAACTCATACGCTCTAGGAAACAACCTTGCGAATTGTGATCACTGTGTGTATAAAAGCATGATTCCGTTATAAGTTCTAatcattctaaaaaaattatttttatatgtttgaaCTCTGCTTACATATATTAGTTAATGTCCTAGTTATAGACAGAATTATGTATTCAACTTGCATGGTTGGCCCTGGATTTTGAATTCTATGAACAGTTTCAATGTTACTTTTTCTGAGATTACTGAATCCTATTCTCTGATTTTAGAGGTTTGAGGGACGGAACTTTTTTGCTGATGCCCCATgctgaaattaaaaagaaaacaaaaaattgtAGTTACAGATTTGCAATGTCTCAAACTATTTATAGCAGTcaacaaaatatatattacatatatctATGTGTGAGTATCTAAATTTGAAGAACCATCATCAAGCATGCTGTATGACTCTTTCCGGGAAAACTTGTGGCAATTAAGATACTCATTGACATCTGTGCCACTGTTTGCATGTCATAACTTTCACAGTGCATAGTTAATGTTGGAAATGTATGGCGAATCAATGATGTTAAGAGTGAAACAATTGGTTTGTGTTCATGTAAGAGTTTTTCCTCTTTCAGTCTGCTGCTGCTACTGTCGAGCCTCCTCAGTCTGATTCACCAGAATGCCGTCCTGATGTTCCTGGAATAAGTGACCGTCGAACAGGTTGATTCTCTTAACTGCTTCTTGTCTTAATCCTGTTTGCCTGTCCCTTGAATATGACTTGTCATGTTGTGTTAAGCTTACTGTTGTGTACCATATTTGGGAGAAACTCCGTCCATTAATGCATTAGCTATTCCTTAGAATAGTCTGATATGACATCATTTTGCCATCTGTGTTCATATTCTATAACAAACTGAATTCTTCAGTTTGAAGCAAATTCTGTTAATGTTTTGTCCATTAATGCACAGGATATTATTATGTTTTACCATTAATCAAGTCAGACTGTTTTTCGTTGGCTTTGAAGAAAAGAGTTTGACTTCATGAGATTTGTAAAGTTCATGGAATTTAAGTTTAGCTTTGTGATGGCTAGATTTCTGCCTCTCACATTTCTGTCTTATTTTTTGATACTACATGGATGTTTGTGCATCTGAGGCTTCACATTGCCGATAATGGCCTTCTTGTTGAGTAGTCTGTCTTGTCTCAAATTTATAGTTCACTTTCTAGTTTCCAAACCTTTTTTCATTCATGTATTTCACTTAATCTGGAGATGTTGGAATGTTGGGGATATTTTGCAGGGCAGTTTTCATCTGTTCCAAAGAAGAGTGAGCTAAAGATTGGCGAGTCATCTGCCTTCTTTACTTATGTGAAGTCAAGTGCAGTAAAAACCAGCAGTACTCAAGTTGCAACCCCTAATCATGAAAGTGCTGCTGAAAATAAGATCGGTGAAGAGCATCTCCCGCAACCTGGTGAACAAGTGGTTAGTGATACCAGAGTACATGAGAATGGTGAAACATGGGAAAACAACTCACAAGGTGATGAGTTTCGTAGCAGCAGTAGCGTTCCGGATTCCCTTTCCTTGGAGAGGTCTTCGACCCCTGCATCAATGGAGTTCTCACAACAAAGGGATTTTAAGGAAGACAAGTTTTCTCCGGCACTTGTGCCTCCTAGTAATGAAACTCAACATGATGTATCCGGTTTACCTACACAAAGTCCCTATCTACACTACATGCCAGGAGTTCTAAATCAAGTTATGATGCCATCATCGACCCAGTTGTTTCAGAACAACCTCCATGACATCCATAATCATACTAGTTCTCCTTTGGTCCCTCAATATAATCATCTTCAACAATGTCTTCCCCATCCTCATGTAAGTGGGATGGCATCGTTTCCATACTACCCTGTTAATATGTGCATGCAACCGGGTCAGATGCCAACCGGTCACTCATGGCCATCATTTGGAAATTCATCTTCCAATGAAGTGCAACCAAGTAAGGTTGACAGAAGAGAGGCAGCATTAATCAAATTTCGGCAGAAAAGGAAAGAGCGCTGTTTCGATAAGAAGATCAGATATGTTAATAGGAAAAGGCTAGCTGAAAGGAGGCCTCGTGTGAGGGGACAATTTGTGAGGAAGAATGGTGCAACAGTTGATCTCAATGGCCAACCTGCTTCTGCTGATTACGATGAGGATGAAGAAGAGGAGCAGGCATCAAGGGATTCATCACCTGAAGATGATACTTCAGGATGTTGATGTTTTCAACTGTGCACATCGACCATCTTTTTATTTGTGCGCATACCTCTGCCGGGTTTCTCCATGGAAGAATGAGAAGTAGTGGCAGTGTTCCATTGAATATATCTAAAAACATCAGTAATATCGAGTGAAGAAGTCGAAAGATGAGAGAT
Protein-coding sequences here:
- the LOC107886106 gene encoding two-component response regulator-like APRR1; translation: MESKELNLNKELKAGGAGNGFIDRSKVRILLCDNDTKSCEEVFSLLLKCSYQVTTVRSARQVIDALNAEGPDIDIILTEVDLPMTKGMKLLKYIMRNNELRRIPVIMMSAQDEVSIVVKCLRLGAADYLVKPLRTNELLNLWTHMWRRRRELGLSEKNILNCDFDLVASDPSDANTNSTTLFSDDTDERSRKSSNPEMGISTHQEDESAAATVEPPQSDSPECRPDVPGISDRRTGQFSSVPKKSELKIGESSAFFTYVKSSAVKTSSTQVATPNHESAAENKIGEEHLPQPGEQVVSDTRVHENGETWENNSQGDEFRSSSSVPDSLSLERSSTPASMEFSQQRDFKEDKFSPALVPPSNETQHDVSGLPTQSPYLHYMPGVLNQVMMPSSTQLFQNNLHDIHNHTSSPLVPQYNHLQQCLPHPHVSGMASFPYYPVNMCMQPGQMPTGHSWPSFGNSSSNEVQPSKVDRREAALIKFRQKRKERCFDKKIRYVNRKRLAERRPRVRGQFVRKNGATVDLNGQPASADYDEDEEEEQASRDSSPEDDTSGC